A segment of the Thermoanaerobacterales bacterium genome:
CGGTCCGCCTATAGCCCCGGCGGATACCGGGGAAGAGGCGCCGGATGGTGCGCCCGTGGTCGAAACGTTCACCGTGGTGGCGCCGATGGTGGGCACGTTTTACCGCGCCCCGGCCCCGGACGCTCCTCCGTATGTGGATGCGGGGGATATGGTGCGCGAGGGTCAGGTGCTTTGCATCATTGAGGCCATGAAGCTAATGAACGAGATAGAGGCCGAGGTCGCCGGCGAAGTGCTCGAGATCCTGGCCGACAACGGCCAGACGGTGGAATACGGCCAGCCGCTTTTCGTCATCGCCAAGAAACAGGGTTAGCATTGAGACTACGGTGATGGGAGCCATTCATGTTTAACAAAATCTTGATTGCCAACCGGGGAGAGATTGCGCTCCGCATTGTCCGCGCCTGCCGTGAGCTTGGCGTGCGGAGCGTCGTGGTTTACTCGGAGGCCGACCGAGACAGCCTGCCCGTTCGCCTGGCCGACGAGGCCCTCTGTATCGGCCCGGCCGATCCGGGGCGCAGCTACCTGAACGTGACAGGGATTATCAGCGCGGCCGAGGTCTCCGGCGCCGACGCCATCCACCCCGGTTACGGGTTTCTGGCGGAAAACGCCCGTTTCGCCGAGGTGTGCGAGAGCTGCGGGATCACCTTTATCGGCCCGCCGTTGGAGGCCCTGGAGCGGATGGGTGACAAAGCGGCGGCGCGGAAGGCCGTAAGTGAGGCCGGCGTCCCCGTGGTTCCGGGTTCTGAGGACGTGGTGGGGGACGGCGCGCAGGCCCTCAAAGTGGCCCTGGAAATCGGCTACCCTGTCCTGGTGAAGGCCTCGGCCGGCGGAGGCGGGCGCGGGATGCGCATCGCCCATAACCGGGAAGACCTGTTGCGGGCGCTGCAGACCGCCCAGGGCGAGGCCCAGGCGGCCTTCGGCAACGGCGCCGTCTATCTGGAGAAATACGTTGAGGAACCCCGGCACATTGAAATCCAGGTCCTGGGGGACAAATACGGAAAACTGGTTTACCTGGGGGAGCGGGACTGTTCCAT
Coding sequences within it:
- the accC gene encoding acetyl-CoA carboxylase biotin carboxylase subunit: MFNKILIANRGEIALRIVRACRELGVRSVVVYSEADRDSLPVRLADEALCIGPADPGRSYLNVTGIISAAEVSGADAIHPGYGFLAENARFAEVCESCGITFIGPPLEALERMGDKAAARKAVSEAGVPVVPGSEDVVGDGAQALKVALEIGYPVLVKASAGGGGRGMRIAHNREDLLRALQTAQGEAQAAFGNGAVYLEKYVEEPRHIEIQVLGDKYGKLVYLGERDCSIQRRNQKLLEEAPSPALTPDLRRRMGEAAVRVAATVGYYSAGTVEFLLDRQHNFYFIEMNTRIQVEHPVTEMITGVDLVKEQIRIAAGEAVPFGQEDVVLRGAAIECRINAEDPWHGFTPSPGLIEQWLPPGGPGVRVDSAVFPGYVVPPYYDSLLAKLIVWGADREEAVARMQRALDEFAVDGVATTIPFHQRVLANAFFRRGEVYTNFVQRRIFAE